The following proteins come from a genomic window of Maribacter sp. HTCC2170:
- a CDS encoding GNAT family N-acetyltransferase, which yields MIREYKNSDLEDVMTIWYDAQTKAHPFLSQNFVQMVKMMMRDMFIPNSKTWVFEDTDTVLGFIAMMDNEIGGLFVDPNAQSKGIGTSLLKYVESFHKMLEVEVFDQNKIGKPFYIKHGFKTMRQYMHAESNQKVIRMQRLTVEPNTAE from the coding sequence ATGATACGAGAATATAAAAATAGTGATCTAGAAGATGTAATGACCATTTGGTACGATGCACAAACAAAAGCACATCCATTTTTAAGTCAAAACTTTGTTCAAATGGTAAAGATGATGATGCGAGATATGTTCATTCCGAATTCCAAAACCTGGGTTTTTGAAGATACGGACACTGTGCTAGGTTTTATTGCAATGATGGACAATGAAATAGGGGGGTTGTTTGTTGACCCCAATGCTCAATCAAAGGGTATTGGAACTAGTTTATTAAAATATGTCGAGAGCTTTCACAAAATGTTGGAAGTAGAGGTCTTCGACCAAAATAAAATTGGAAAACCGTTTTATATAAAACATGGGTTTAAAACCATGCGGCAATACATGCACGCAGAATCCAATCAGAAGGTCATACGTATGCAACGCCTAACTGTTGAACCCAATACCGCAGAGTGA
- a CDS encoding alpha/beta hydrolase family protein — translation MSKLFLILITFCFLYCGKKYDTLRPNKAGTFRGEFKHGNFSDSIQFTIERNTNEFKVFFSSLAQKAVRIPAQNVTVLGDSISFLLQSDRYTYYFKNKWIKEYSIVEGSLIVKTDTTKYQLRKVSPIQLNDIREEEVVFKSHGNQLQGSIWYPEKERKKGLVLLTSSGHEDRSASRAEAIILAKNGYTLFHYDKRGTGNSEGEWEPTSIEQLALDDIAAIRHFSYKTGIPLGNIGIMGSSQGATKVPLILNKLTHLRYGVMISCPGSSLLESDLNFWKNRNSELIGDDLTEASQIQKAVFEHISGKLPRKTLEEKIYRLKHKKWISKIWLPKLDEVQIDKKLNYSPLPHLEKTKQPVLIIQGMSDEIIPANSYKIISKYLERAKNKEYQVILLDKTSHSMSYDEESDFPYWSKIHPEYIKTINDWIITMYD, via the coding sequence ATGAGTAAACTCTTCTTGATTCTGATAACTTTCTGCTTTCTATACTGTGGGAAAAAGTATGATACTTTGAGGCCGAATAAAGCTGGTACTTTCAGAGGAGAATTTAAGCACGGTAATTTCTCTGATAGTATTCAATTTACTATCGAACGAAACACGAATGAATTTAAGGTTTTTTTCAGCAGTTTAGCGCAGAAGGCAGTTCGTATTCCTGCTCAAAATGTCACCGTACTTGGAGATTCGATAAGCTTCTTATTACAGAGTGACCGGTACACTTATTATTTTAAAAATAAATGGATTAAGGAGTATTCCATAGTCGAAGGAAGTCTAATTGTTAAGACGGATACTACAAAATATCAACTAAGAAAGGTGTCCCCAATACAGTTAAATGATATTAGGGAAGAAGAAGTGGTTTTCAAGTCACACGGCAATCAATTGCAGGGGAGTATTTGGTATCCTGAGAAAGAGAGAAAAAAGGGCTTGGTACTACTCACATCTTCAGGACATGAAGACCGAAGTGCATCGCGAGCAGAGGCCATAATCTTAGCTAAAAATGGCTATACCCTTTTTCATTATGATAAAAGAGGTACTGGTAATTCAGAAGGGGAGTGGGAACCTACTTCAATCGAGCAATTGGCCTTAGATGATATCGCAGCTATCAGACATTTTTCGTACAAGACAGGTATTCCATTGGGTAATATAGGAATTATGGGTAGTAGTCAAGGTGCAACCAAGGTTCCCTTAATTCTAAATAAACTAACTCATTTAAGATATGGCGTTATGATAAGTTGTCCGGGTAGTTCATTGCTGGAAAGTGATCTTAATTTTTGGAAAAACCGAAATTCAGAACTGATTGGTGATGATTTGACAGAAGCCAGTCAAATCCAAAAAGCCGTTTTTGAACATATTTCAGGAAAATTACCTCGAAAAACATTGGAAGAAAAGATTTATCGCTTAAAACACAAAAAATGGATTTCTAAGATTTGGCTTCCTAAACTAGATGAAGTACAGATAGATAAGAAATTAAATTACAGTCCATTACCTCATTTAGAAAAAACCAAACAACCGGTTCTCATAATACAAGGTATGTCAGACGAAATTATTCCTGCGAATAGCTATAAGATAATTTCAAAATATTTGGAAAGGGCAAAAAATAAGGAATACCAAGTTATACTACTTGACAAAACTTCACATTCTATGAGTTATGATGAGGAATCAGATTTCCCATACTGGTCAAAAATTCATCCAGAGTATATTAAGACTATAAATGATTGGATCATTACAATGTATGACTAA
- a CDS encoding LytR/AlgR family response regulator transcription factor, with translation MIKIAIVDDELLAREVLEEYCSKIDNFELVLSTGNPIEFVNFIQQNKVDLVFLDIEMPELNGMGILRSMIKSPKVILTTAYSEYALESYDFGVVDYLLKPIKLERFLQAINKVSTLKISEPKTNSKKEELTIKHDGLPVTVPFRSILYIQSFGNYLKIFTDTRMYLISETLINITTLLSKNFQRTHKSYIVNLNRATKATRTHLLIEDKKVPVSAMYKVAVFEKLEA, from the coding sequence ATGATTAAAATAGCCATAGTTGATGATGAATTGTTAGCACGTGAAGTGTTAGAAGAATATTGTTCTAAAATAGACAACTTTGAATTGGTCCTAAGCACGGGGAATCCTATTGAATTCGTGAATTTTATTCAGCAAAATAAAGTTGACCTCGTTTTTTTGGATATTGAAATGCCGGAACTTAATGGGATGGGGATTTTACGTTCGATGATAAAGTCACCTAAAGTTATTTTAACGACGGCATATTCTGAGTATGCGTTAGAAAGCTATGATTTTGGCGTGGTGGATTACTTATTGAAACCGATAAAACTTGAACGCTTTCTTCAAGCAATAAATAAAGTTTCAACTCTAAAAATATCAGAACCCAAAACGAATAGCAAAAAAGAAGAACTTACCATAAAACATGACGGATTACCGGTAACTGTCCCTTTTAGATCGATTCTCTACATACAAAGTTTCGGAAATTATTTAAAAATATTTACAGATACTAGAATGTATCTTATCTCCGAGACACTTATTAATATCACTACTTTATTATCTAAAAATTTCCAACGTACACATAAATCATACATTGTCAATTTGAATAGAGCTACAAAAGCCACTCGAACGCATTTACTTATTGAAGATAAAAAGGTACCTGTGAGTGCTATGTATAAGGTTGCTGTTTTTGAAAAGTTGGAAGCTTGA
- a CDS encoding sensor histidine kinase produces MIQKFLKNTILINLGAFLLVLLLELFSNLIIKDKLGSDYALFVHSLSYTVHIMGIIWVNHFILIPYFLDKKRYILFSILLIATIFVAISTKGNFSYDWITISKFFFFFLYTTGTGMAVFFLRRNIRIQSENSEKEKLQRELELNYLKEQVNPHFLFNSLNSIYALSRQQSTETPEVVMQLSELMRYQLESAKKDFVSLKEELEFIENYLLLEEKRLSKRCMIEFLIEGELSNYKIAPMLLIPFVENAIKHGAQATNEQSTIDVNVAIKNTKLHVNVVNSKHTIAAKSTRTGMGLENVKRRLNLLYSNAHVLEINDMEKEYHVNLTIDITDLEK; encoded by the coding sequence ATGATACAAAAGTTTTTGAAAAATACCATACTCATTAACCTGGGTGCATTTTTGTTGGTGCTACTCCTTGAGCTATTTAGTAATTTGATTATTAAAGACAAATTAGGTTCTGATTATGCGCTATTTGTTCACAGTTTGAGTTATACTGTGCACATCATGGGAATCATTTGGGTCAATCATTTTATTCTCATTCCTTATTTCCTTGACAAGAAACGCTATATATTATTTTCAATACTTCTTATTGCCACCATCTTTGTTGCAATTTCTACCAAAGGTAATTTCAGCTATGACTGGATAACTATTTCTAAATTTTTCTTCTTTTTTTTATACACTACTGGAACTGGAATGGCAGTTTTCTTTTTGAGAAGAAACATACGTATTCAAAGCGAAAATAGTGAAAAGGAAAAATTGCAAAGAGAGCTGGAATTGAACTACCTAAAGGAACAAGTAAATCCTCATTTTTTATTCAATTCATTGAATAGTATTTACGCCCTTTCCAGGCAGCAATCTACCGAAACACCCGAGGTTGTAATGCAACTTTCAGAATTAATGAGATATCAATTAGAAAGTGCTAAAAAAGACTTTGTTTCACTGAAAGAAGAGTTAGAATTTATAGAAAATTATTTACTGCTTGAAGAAAAAAGGTTAAGCAAACGCTGTATGATTGAATTTTTAATTGAAGGAGAATTATCAAATTATAAAATAGCGCCAATGTTGCTCATTCCATTTGTTGAAAATGCGATTAAACATGGTGCACAAGCCACCAATGAACAGAGTACAATTGATGTGAATGTTGCCATTAAAAATACCAAGCTTCATGTTAATGTTGTAAATTCAAAACATACTATTGCGGCCAAATCGACAAGAACAGGAATGGGACTCGAAAATGTGAAGAGACGATTGAATCTATTATATTCGAATGCTCATGTATTAGAGATTAATGATATGGAGAAAGAGTATCATGTGAATTTAACCATTGACATAACAGACTTGGAGAAATGA
- a CDS encoding serine hydrolase, whose translation MKNKTGASLVILFLAIINIGFAQENSEISSLVLPQIQVVPIKDSQTERNYELYIELPEDYAKDPNKRYPVLYYTDAMWHLEMLSGATAYLLEDVILVGISWQLDINEELKNERGTHVSRFRDYSISKHSKPEVQEKYQMGQANNHVDFIRNDVMKYVDATYRTNPNSRTYFGYSLGGEFGAYILMSQPDTFNNYILGSPTVRGEVDYLTELNTKFGPFEASNKNSSLNANVFITYGSLEEEKVIEPIDAFIKLLNDRRDNGLSVLKEVITGTHGTAFPTTAVRGVAWLSSLMNHVSSDDQGVSFWSIPHLNNAYISQTPADREDGISVDTLSVNSNAQNAILKVAQEIFEGKYGSYDALLISHKNKLVFESYYKKGRVNLPHGQASAVKGYTSMVLGRAIQMGYLSMEDLNKPLIHFLKELDPNKFTQGAEKITLHKALTMEGGLTIDGEKWKEIENDSVRLKGQGLVQTLLEYSEPITDESQTYLYGNYNPILVMSVIDAVVPGTAEEFIKTELLDKLGITEYKWSNHVSGLPEAGWRASIMSRDMLKLGNLVLNNGKLNGEQLISQAYLAKATSGILRPAIDWMPKNYLYGYFWYYTPVQVGNRSYTMTLAWGGGGQRVMVVEELDLTIVISGHDRDDDKIMKPIFETVMPAFVGQ comes from the coding sequence ATGAAAAACAAAACAGGAGCATCACTAGTAATCCTTTTTCTTGCCATAATAAATATAGGTTTTGCTCAAGAAAATAGTGAAATATCTTCCTTAGTATTACCACAAATCCAGGTAGTTCCAATAAAAGACTCCCAAACAGAAAGAAACTATGAATTGTATATAGAGTTACCCGAAGATTATGCTAAGGACCCTAATAAAAGGTATCCTGTCCTTTATTATACCGATGCAATGTGGCATCTCGAAATGCTATCTGGTGCTACAGCATATTTATTAGAAGATGTTATTCTAGTTGGAATTTCCTGGCAATTAGATATCAATGAGGAGCTAAAAAACGAAAGAGGAACCCATGTGAGTAGGTTTCGTGATTACTCGATAAGTAAGCACAGCAAACCGGAAGTTCAAGAAAAATATCAAATGGGGCAAGCGAATAATCATGTAGATTTTATTCGTAATGATGTTATGAAGTATGTTGACGCAACCTATAGAACTAATCCAAACAGTCGCACTTATTTTGGATACTCCCTTGGTGGTGAATTTGGTGCATATATACTCATGTCTCAACCAGATACCTTTAACAATTACATTCTTGGGAGTCCAACAGTTAGAGGTGAAGTTGATTATTTAACTGAACTCAATACTAAATTTGGACCTTTCGAGGCGTCAAATAAAAATTCGAGCCTTAATGCCAATGTTTTTATTACATATGGTTCATTAGAAGAAGAGAAGGTGATTGAACCTATCGATGCGTTTATTAAATTATTAAATGATAGAAGAGATAACGGTTTGTCGGTATTAAAAGAAGTGATAACTGGCACCCATGGAACCGCATTTCCTACGACAGCAGTTCGCGGTGTCGCTTGGTTGTCATCCTTGATGAATCATGTTTCAAGTGATGACCAAGGGGTATCATTCTGGTCTATTCCACATCTCAATAATGCATATATCAGTCAAACACCAGCCGACAGAGAAGATGGAATATCAGTTGATACGTTATCAGTAAATAGCAATGCTCAAAATGCCATTCTCAAAGTAGCTCAGGAAATTTTTGAAGGCAAATATGGGAGTTATGATGCTCTACTCATTTCACACAAAAACAAATTAGTTTTTGAATCCTATTATAAAAAAGGGCGTGTTAACTTGCCTCATGGACAAGCATCTGCCGTTAAAGGATATACCAGTATGGTTTTAGGTAGAGCAATTCAGATGGGTTATCTATCCATGGAAGATCTCAACAAACCTTTGATTCATTTCTTGAAAGAATTAGATCCTAATAAATTCACCCAAGGAGCTGAAAAAATTACACTGCATAAGGCATTGACCATGGAAGGTGGATTGACGATTGACGGAGAAAAATGGAAAGAAATTGAAAATGATTCTGTTCGTTTGAAAGGACAGGGGTTGGTTCAGACTTTACTTGAATACTCCGAGCCCATTACTGATGAGTCTCAAACCTATTTGTACGGAAATTATAATCCAATACTAGTAATGTCTGTTATTGACGCCGTTGTTCCAGGAACGGCTGAAGAATTTATTAAAACTGAGCTACTTGACAAGCTTGGCATTACAGAATATAAATGGTCAAATCATGTTAGTGGTTTGCCAGAAGCAGGTTGGCGTGCAAGTATAATGTCTCGCGACATGCTCAAATTGGGTAATTTGGTTCTCAATAATGGTAAATTAAACGGTGAACAACTCATATCCCAAGCCTATCTTGCCAAAGCCACTAGTGGAATTTTAAGACCGGCTATAGATTGGATGCCCAAGAATTATCTATATGGATATTTTTGGTACTATACACCGGTTCAGGTTGGCAATAGAAGTTATACTATGACACTGGCTTGGGGAGGTGGCGGACAACGTGTTATGGTCGTAGAAGAACTTGACTTAACCATTGTCATCTCAGGTCACGACAGGGATGATGACAAAATAATGAAACCCATTTTTGAAACCGTCATGCCTGCATTTGTAGGACAATAA
- a CDS encoding sensor histidine kinase, which produces MDIIKKTNNSNTRISLYWKCQLLGWSIVSLYWAYTVYTRDSYGVFYTLLNYILDISIGIVLTHSYRRFALKAKWSNLPIKPLLFRLVPTILLLAVLYVLMNNLKWHAYWTFIAGEDKNFIESILFWDPILLTGLRLMSIWILAYHLYHYYQKEVVTAKENAQLSLIVKQTQLDNLSAQLNPHFLFNSLNSIKSLVIENPKVARRAIDLLSDLLRSSLYEKDKGLIPIKNELSLVYDYIELEKMRFEERLQLKTNIDDEVINYMIPTLSIQLLVENSIKHGIDLTVGGGVVFLKIKKHHNNIQISVESPGIMNHNESVGLGLKNLNKRIEIQYKGRASFSLTEKENDLVCAELIIPMNIDNEKI; this is translated from the coding sequence ATGGATATTATCAAAAAAACAAATAATAGTAATACTAGAATATCTCTTTATTGGAAATGCCAATTATTAGGCTGGAGTATCGTTTCTTTGTATTGGGCATATACTGTATATACAAGAGATAGTTATGGCGTTTTTTATACGTTGTTAAATTATATATTAGACATCTCTATAGGTATAGTATTGACACATAGCTACAGGCGATTTGCCTTAAAAGCAAAATGGAGTAATTTACCTATTAAACCATTACTATTCCGTTTAGTGCCTACTATACTTTTATTAGCTGTTCTATATGTGTTAATGAACAATTTAAAATGGCATGCTTACTGGACTTTTATTGCTGGCGAGGATAAAAACTTTATAGAATCTATACTTTTTTGGGATCCAATATTACTAACTGGACTACGTTTAATGTCAATTTGGATATTGGCATATCACTTGTATCATTATTATCAAAAAGAAGTTGTAACAGCTAAAGAAAATGCACAGTTATCTTTAATAGTTAAACAAACCCAATTAGATAATTTATCAGCTCAATTAAATCCACATTTCTTATTCAACTCTTTAAACTCTATTAAATCATTAGTAATCGAAAACCCTAAAGTTGCTAGAAGAGCTATTGATTTATTATCAGATTTATTACGTTCATCGTTATATGAAAAAGACAAAGGTTTAATACCTATTAAAAATGAACTTTCTTTAGTTTATGATTACATTGAATTAGAAAAAATGCGTTTTGAAGAACGACTTCAACTAAAAACTAATATTGATGACGAAGTAATAAATTATATGATTCCTACTTTAAGTATTCAATTGCTAGTCGAAAATTCGATTAAACATGGAATCGATTTAACCGTAGGTGGTGGTGTAGTTTTCCTAAAGATTAAAAAACATCATAACAATATTCAAATTTCAGTTGAGAGCCCTGGAATTATGAATCATAATGAAAGTGTTGGGTTAGGTCTAAAAAACTTAAACAAGCGCATAGAGATTCAATATAAAGGAAGGGCTAGTTTTAGTCTAACAGAGAAAGAAAATGACCTTGTATGCGCTGAATTAATAATTCCAATGAACATAGACAATGAAAAGATATAA
- a CDS encoding LytR/AlgR family response regulator transcription factor, translated as MKRYKTIIIDDERLAREEVKRALEKHQEFEIIGEASHVDEAIAAIEELEPDILFLDIHMPGKSGFDLLEELTKVPNVVFTTAYDQYAVKAFEMNALDYLVKPLRDERFSKTIEKVKTELSKRVTSEPRTLSMHQKIFIKDGENCHFIPLSDIHFIESLDNYARLYFGLDKAMIKRSLNLLAEKLDPKVFFRVNRSQIINIHYIKEIHPYFNNKLQIILTTGEKVEVSSRQSVKFKNWNSL; from the coding sequence ATGAAAAGATATAAAACCATAATCATTGATGATGAACGTTTGGCGAGAGAAGAAGTAAAGCGTGCATTAGAAAAACATCAAGAGTTTGAAATTATTGGTGAAGCAAGTCATGTAGATGAAGCCATAGCTGCAATTGAAGAATTAGAGCCCGATATATTGTTCTTAGATATTCACATGCCAGGGAAATCTGGTTTTGATTTATTGGAAGAATTAACAAAAGTGCCAAACGTAGTTTTTACAACAGCATATGACCAGTATGCCGTAAAAGCTTTTGAGATGAATGCGTTGGATTATTTAGTTAAACCTTTGAGAGATGAACGTTTTTCTAAAACTATTGAAAAGGTAAAGACAGAACTATCAAAAAGGGTAACATCAGAACCTAGAACCTTATCAATGCACCAAAAGATATTCATAAAAGACGGTGAAAATTGTCATTTTATTCCACTATCCGATATTCATTTTATTGAATCTTTAGATAACTATGCACGGCTTTATTTTGGATTGGACAAGGCGATGATTAAGCGTTCTTTAAATTTATTAGCTGAGAAATTAGACCCAAAAGTTTTTTTCCGTGTTAATCGAAGCCAAATAATTAACATACATTACATTAAAGAAATCCACCCATACTTCAATAATAAATTACAAATTATATTAACTACTGGAGAAAAAGTAGAAGTATCTAGTAGGCAATCTGTTAAGTTTAAAAACTGGAATAGTTTATAA
- a CDS encoding CocE/NonD family hydrolase, whose product MKSIQIFKVILFLLIVSLASCNSIKEVQQEPRKVSREGKEYFVQDSILISTRDGAKISAIIVRSKAKKELQPAILFHTIYTRKSDINKAFEAAEKGYVGVVSYTRGKNLSPNKITPYVHEGNDVYDVINWITEQEWSNDEVGMYGGSYVGYVQWASMKDKVHPALKTIVPSVAAAPGIAEPMENGVNLNFHYPWWHYVTNNKTLDTVSYYNGKRWNDLYFDWYKKGVAYKRLDSLEGTPNPGFNQKLEHPAFDDYWKSITLYKEDFSQINIPVLSTTGYYDGGQFGSMYYLKSHYKYNKNAEHYLVIGPYSHFGAQQIPEKNILGYSIDPVAQINITNLIFDWFDYIFKDAPKPTILKDKINYQVMGANTWKHVSSLDKIATDSLKVYFGKQRSGVAFKSTYNTGNLGINEHFSLSNDSDATSYIQQEIDFSDRGRFSWNLSGDRSIVLESLTVGEGFSFVTDPFEEDVELSGAVSGVLNVSINKKDFDCNVLLYEQTSDGKFFSLTLPFTTRASLSKDIENRKLLNPNEKTSIPIRNFRMTSKKIKKGSRIIVLINGIKNPFTQINYGTGKEVSEETILDAKEPLLIKWYHDSYITIPINRY is encoded by the coding sequence ATGAAATCAATTCAAATATTTAAGGTCATTTTATTCCTGCTAATTGTATCGTTGGCTTCTTGTAATTCTATAAAAGAAGTACAGCAAGAGCCAAGAAAAGTTAGTAGAGAAGGCAAAGAGTATTTTGTGCAAGATTCTATTCTAATTTCAACTAGAGACGGTGCTAAAATATCTGCAATAATAGTTAGAAGTAAAGCTAAAAAAGAACTACAACCAGCCATATTATTTCACACTATATATACACGTAAATCAGATATTAATAAAGCCTTTGAAGCTGCAGAGAAAGGATATGTAGGTGTTGTATCTTATACAAGAGGTAAAAACTTAAGTCCAAATAAAATAACTCCTTATGTTCATGAAGGTAACGATGTGTACGATGTCATAAATTGGATTACAGAGCAGGAGTGGAGCAATGATGAAGTAGGTATGTATGGTGGTAGCTATGTAGGTTATGTGCAATGGGCTTCTATGAAAGATAAAGTGCATCCAGCGTTAAAAACTATTGTACCATCTGTAGCTGCTGCTCCTGGTATTGCCGAGCCCATGGAAAACGGCGTTAATTTAAACTTTCATTATCCTTGGTGGCATTATGTAACCAATAACAAAACCTTAGATACTGTTTCTTATTATAATGGCAAACGTTGGAATGATTTGTATTTCGATTGGTATAAAAAAGGAGTAGCTTATAAGCGTTTGGATAGTTTAGAAGGAACACCAAACCCCGGTTTCAATCAAAAATTAGAACATCCTGCATTTGATGATTATTGGAAAAGTATAACCTTGTATAAAGAAGATTTTTCTCAAATTAATATTCCTGTCTTAAGTACTACAGGGTATTATGATGGCGGACAGTTTGGATCTATGTACTACTTAAAATCTCATTACAAATACAATAAGAACGCTGAACACTATCTCGTGATAGGTCCATATTCACATTTTGGAGCGCAACAGATTCCTGAAAAAAACATTTTAGGGTATTCCATAGATCCGGTAGCGCAAATAAATATTACCAATTTAATTTTCGATTGGTTCGATTATATTTTTAAAGATGCTCCTAAACCTACAATTTTAAAGGATAAAATAAATTATCAAGTGATGGGAGCAAATACTTGGAAACACGTATCATCATTAGATAAAATAGCTACAGATTCATTAAAGGTATATTTTGGTAAACAGCGTTCTGGCGTAGCATTTAAATCAACCTACAATACTGGGAATTTGGGTATTAATGAACATTTTAGTTTGTCTAATGATTCAGACGCTACGAGTTATATTCAACAAGAAATTGATTTTTCAGATCGTGGTCGATTTTCTTGGAATTTAAGCGGAGATCGCAGCATAGTACTAGAAAGTTTGACAGTGGGAGAAGGATTTTCTTTTGTAACAGACCCCTTTGAAGAAGATGTAGAACTTAGTGGTGCTGTAAGCGGAGTTTTAAATGTCTCCATTAATAAAAAAGATTTTGATTGCAACGTATTACTTTACGAGCAAACGTCAGATGGAAAATTTTTCAGCTTAACATTGCCTTTTACTACTAGAGCTAGTTTATCTAAGGATATAGAAAACAGAAAATTACTTAACCCAAATGAAAAGACCTCAATACCCATTCGCAATTTTAGAATGACCAGTAAAAAAATTAAAAAAGGAAGTCGAATTATTGTTCTAATAAACGGAATTAAAAATCCTTTTACACAAATTAACTACGGAACAGGCAAGGAGGTAAGTGAGGAAACTATTTTAGATGCTAAAGAACCTTTACTAATTAAATGGTATCATGATAGTTATATTACGATTCCAATTAACAGGTATTGA
- a CDS encoding ImmA/IrrE family metallo-endopeptidase: protein MKTNSKGKNKAKEVLNEIGFDEVTEITNSDLVSGFGILFICEPLKNADGKIIRGKTKTIIKVNSSIPYPQRIRYVVAHELGHYFLHEKLEIHTDNSKTLNWFKVEDQAKRGLQEFEANDFASELLMPETVFRKFIEHKPFSPSLIKGISNRFQTSLTSVVYRLITLDVFPLLVVFISDGVVRYWRKSPDLKGWLKDVTKLSPPDDSVAKEYIDGDYEFIYKGNEKAQEISRSTWFKLNENQEDSDFMEYCIPTKQYKTIISIIWEV from the coding sequence TTGAAAACGAACAGTAAAGGGAAAAATAAGGCTAAAGAAGTCCTAAATGAAATAGGTTTTGATGAAGTAACAGAAATTACAAATTCAGATTTAGTTAGTGGTTTTGGTATACTTTTTATTTGTGAGCCTTTAAAAAATGCAGATGGAAAAATTATCAGAGGAAAAACAAAAACTATAATTAAAGTAAACTCCTCAATACCGTATCCACAAAGGATTCGCTACGTAGTGGCTCACGAATTAGGACATTATTTTTTACACGAGAAATTAGAAATTCACACAGACAATTCAAAAACTCTTAATTGGTTTAAGGTAGAAGACCAAGCAAAAAGGGGGTTACAGGAATTTGAAGCAAACGATTTTGCATCAGAATTATTAATGCCAGAAACTGTTTTTCGAAAGTTTATCGAACATAAACCTTTTAGTCCATCTTTAATAAAGGGAATTTCAAATAGATTTCAAACTAGCTTAACCTCTGTAGTTTATAGATTAATAACTTTAGATGTTTTTCCATTATTAGTTGTTTTCATTTCCGATGGGGTAGTTAGATATTGGAGAAAATCCCCCGATTTAAAAGGTTGGCTAAAAGATGTAACCAAACTTTCTCCACCCGACGATTCCGTTGCAAAAGAATATATTGATGGGGATTATGAATTTATTTATAAAGGAAATGAAAAAGCTCAAGAAATAAGCCGCTCAACTTGGTTTAAATTAAATGAAAATCAAGAAGATTCAGATTTTATGGAATATTGTATTCCAACTAAGCAGTATAAAACTATCATTAGTATAATATGGGAAGTCTAA